In one Nicotiana tomentosiformis chromosome 6, ASM39032v3, whole genome shotgun sequence genomic region, the following are encoded:
- the LOC138894560 gene encoding uncharacterized protein yields MPAYAKLLKEIMSSKRKLEETKVVKLNAHCSAILQNKIPQKCGNPGSFTIPCSLGNVNFDKALCDSGASINSMPLSVFKKLEGELGVIKYVPVSLQLADQTTIIP; encoded by the coding sequence ATGCCTGCCTATGCCAAATTGCTGAAGGAAATCATGTCAAGTAAAAGGAAGCTCGAGGAAACTAAAGTGGTCAAACTTAATGCACACTGTAGTGCCATCCTGCAGAATAAAATTCCTCAAAAATGTGGGAATCCTGGAAGCTTCACTATACCCTGCTCGTTGGGGAATGTGAATTTTGATAAGGCTTTGTGCGACTCAGGTGCATCCATTAACTCCATGCCATTGTCAGTTTTCAAGAAATTGGAAGGAGAACTAGGAGTGATCAAATATGTGCCAGTATCTTTGCAACTGGCTGATCAAACCACTATTATACCATAG
- the LOC138894561 gene encoding uncharacterized protein produces MDRPICYGCELRGHIQRECRSSRQGVGRGTAQPSRSATATSSATLPARGTPALAGCGASRAGAQSSGGPNCFYSMSVRQSVEASPDVVTGILTIQSHDVYALIDPGSTLSDVTPYVAIEFGIEPE; encoded by the coding sequence ATGGACCGACCTATATGTTATGGGTGTgaattgaggggtcatattcagagggagtgtcgttcatcccgccagggtgtAGGCAGGGGCACAGCACAACCATCCCGTTCCGcaactgctacatcttcagcaacccttccagctcgaggcactccagcactCGCAGGGTGTGGTGCATCTAGGGCTGGTGcgcagagttcgggaggacccaactgTTTCTATTCTATGAGTGTTCGCCAGAgtgtagaggcttctccagatgttgtcacaggtatattgactatccaatctcatgatgtatatgctcttattgatcccggttctacTTTGTCtgatgttaccccttatgttgctatcgaatttgggatagaaccggaatag